The Clostridium botulinum BKT015925 genome includes the window ATTATTAATTTCCTTTTTGAATTCTGAAATAATAGTAGGATCGTCATCTAGAAGGGCTAATTTTCGTATTAATCCATGGATTATTTTATTATTATTTTCTATTTCTTTTGAAAGCTTATTTTGTTTTTCTTTTATTGAAGAAAGGGCATTTTTATTATTGATTATATCATCATAAGCTTCTATAAGGTCATTTAAAGTAACACCTTTTATACTAGATAAAACTAAATCTTCAGCTTTGTAGGCATTTAACATTTTACTACTACATCTATTTGAAGCTCTATTTTTTAAATTACATCTATAATACTTCTCGTATTTACCACTCTTAGGATTATTACGACTCCATGATCCCATTGTACTACCACATTCATTGCAAACTAAAAGACCAGATAAAAGAAATTTGTTTCCAGTAGCACTCCTAGGAGAGGATTTTTTACTATTCAAGGAATTAATGTTTTGACATTTAATCCATACATCACTTGAAATTATTCCTTTATGTTTTCCGACGGATACAATCCATTCACTAATAGGATTTGCTTTTTTACCTTGTTCTCTCTTATTATATGTGATAACACCATGTTTCCCATCAAAATTGCCACAAAGTATTGCACCTTTATCTTTAAAATATTTATAGATTTTTTCATCAGCATAAGTGTAAACAGGATTTTCTATAATTTGTTTTATAGTCCCCTGTGAAAACTCTCCTCCATTTTTTCCTTTATATTTATGGGAGCAAAGATAGTTTGCAACTGAGGGAAAACCTTTCTTTTCTAAATATAGATTAAAAATTAGTTTTATAAGTTCAATTTCTTCGGGGATTTCAATTAGTTTATACATTTTTTTATTTTTACCATTAAAGTCTATATAATTAATAGCTTCGGACTTAAAGCCAAGGGGAGTAGTACCACCGAGCCAACGACCTGTCTTTGCAAGTTCAAACATATTATCTCTGATTCTTTCAGCAATGGTTTCACGTTCAAGTTGTGCAAAAACAGATGCAATATAAACCATTGCACGACCAATTGGTGTAGAGGTATCAAAGTGTTCTTTAATTGATACAAAATCTATATTATGCTTTTGAAGGATTTCAAGAGTAGAGGAAAAGTCAGCTACATTACGAGATATTCTATCAAGTCTATAACAAATTAACATAGAGAATTTATTTGATTTTGCAGCTTGTATCATTTCTTTAAATTTAGGCCTATTAGTATTACCACCACTGAAACCTTCGTCTTTATAATATAAAAATTCTGTAGCACCAGCACGAGTACCAAATTCCTTACAAAGATGAATTTGATTTTCTATGGATTCTCCTTTGTCTGTTTCCATGGATTTTCTAGCGTATATTGCTGCAATCATTAAAGCACCTCCATAGTAAATTAAAGTACCACATTAAAGTTTATGTTATAGTGTAATTTAAAAGAATAAGAAATAAATATAAATGAATATATTATATTTATCTATGTAACAATTAATACTTATAAATAATATAATAAAGTGGTATAAGTATATTTAAATATACTTTTGAGGTGATATGTATGAATAATACAATGATACAAAATAGTTGTAATGATTCTTATGTACAAGTTACTAACTATGGAGGATATTTTGCTGAATTTTATGTAAGCTATATTTCTAATGGACAACCTATTAAAGAAAGCAGTGGTG containing:
- a CDS encoding recombinase family protein — translated: MIAAIYARKSMETDKGESIENQIHLCKEFGTRAGATEFLYYKDEGFSGGNTNRPKFKEMIQAAKSNKFSMLICYRLDRISRNVADFSSTLEILQKHNIDFVSIKEHFDTSTPIGRAMVYIASVFAQLERETIAERIRDNMFELAKTGRWLGGTTPLGFKSEAINYIDFNGKNKKMYKLIEIPEEIELIKLIFNLYLEKKGFPSVANYLCSHKYKGKNGGEFSQGTIKQIIENPVYTYADEKIYKYFKDKGAILCGNFDGKHGVITYNKREQGKKANPISEWIVSVGKHKGIISSDVWIKCQNINSLNSKKSSPRSATGNKFLLSGLLVCNECGSTMGSWSRNNPKSGKYEKYYRCNLKNRASNRCSSKMLNAYKAEDLVLSSIKGVTLNDLIEAYDDIINNKNALSSIKEKQNKLSKEIENNNKIIHGLIRKLALLDDDPTIISEFKKEINNLNKQNTSSKKEINSLEKSIKNTNSNANSIDEINSKIKNFKTLCDSTTDTEKLRSYLLEIINYIVWDSKTSTLKINLFNASSHVPIGGIRRQKDNLSFGNSSR